TTACAGATGGACAAATCGTCGACTTGGATTCTGTAAAGGTCAACAAATTGGAGTATGGTGCAAATGGAGACCCTTCTCCTGCTGCCAGTGTGAATGAAGCTGATTACAAGGTCACTCTGGATGTAGATAAACTGAAGGTTACCTTTAACAAAAAAATTGATTACGCATTTTATGTTACTTTTAATACAACTTTTGCAAATCAGGCGATTGATTTAGGTTCAGTTAATAATACAGCCGTATTGTATGACGGTCTGGTTAAGCAATCGAAGGATTTAAAAGCCTCCGTAAATATTCCTAACGGCGGAGAATATGTAGATAAAGCTGGAGCGCAGGACGGAAACAAAATCAACTGGACGATTTCTATCAACCGTAACCAGTCGTTTGTAAAAGAAGCTGTACTCACAGATACACCAAGTGATAATCAGATTCTCTTGTCCAATACATTCCACCTGTTTAAGACTACAGTCGCAGATAATGGAGATGTAAAAGAAACAAACGTAGAACTTGTTAGAGATATGGACTATAAACTGGAAATCACAGCAGACAGTGACGGGAAGGAAAGCTTTAAGCTAAGCTTCCTGAAGGATATTTCGGAAGCATATGTCCTTAAATATCAATCCTTGATTACTGGGATAAATGGTGAAAAGGTCTCCAACAAGGTTAGCTTGAACGGCAAAAATGTAAAAGAGATAACTAAAGACGACAACGAAGAGATTACCGTCAAGCTCTCCAACGGCTCAGGTACCGGCAGTGGGATTAGAGGAACATTAACTTTAACAAAAATCGAAGAAGGCAAGAGTAGCCATCTCCTCCCTGGAGCAAGCTTTGATCTGTACCGTGTCGTTGGTGAAGATCGGATCTGGATCAAAGATGGAACTACGAATGAACAGGGAATAATTGAATTTACGAAACTGATTGGCGGGAGCTACGTTGTAATTGAAACAAAGGCTCCTGAGGATTTTATACTTGATTCAACGCCGCGTGCAGTGCAAATTAATTCAACAACAGGATTTAAACTGGAAGTTAGCAATAAACTGAAGCCTGTACCAGCAACACCGACGCCGACAGCAACACCGACGCCGACAGCAACACCGACGCCGACAGCAACACCGACGCCGACAGCAACACCGACGCCGACAGCAACACCGACGCCGACAGCAACACCGACGCCGACAGCAACACCGACGCCAACAGCAACACCGACGCCGACAGCAACACCGACGCCGACAGCAACACCGACGCCGACAGCAACACCGACGCCAACAGCAACACCAACGCCGGTGACACCAACAGCAACACCGACGCCAGTTACAGAACCAACATCAACACCAGTACCAACATCACCGCCGGTGTACTATACACCGACACCTGAACCATCAAGCATTCCTGGAGTTATCGGTACACCAACGCCGACACCATCGGTAACGCCAGCGCCAACGGGGACTCCGGCTGCTTCCAGTACGCCAGGAGTAACAGCTACGCCACAGGCAACGCCAGCAGCAACACCGGCCCAGCCAGGAACGGTTAGCACTCCAACGCCGCAAGCCACACAGGTGACTACGATTGAGGAAGTGCCTATCGACGGCGAGATCCCGCTGGGAGGAATCCCTAGCATCGGTGAAAAGCCGGCGCATGGTACGGTAACTATTACACCGGATGGCAAATGGACGTATACTCCAGATCCAGGTTATACCGGCAAGGATAAATTCACGATTGTTGTAACAGATGAAGACGGCAATGAGGAAGAGATTACAATTGAAGTTGGAGTTGATGAAGTGCCTAAGGGCACGGTTACACAACCCACTGACAAAGGCAATAACAGCGGACTTCCCGGCAAGCTTCCGCAGACCGGAGAAGAAAGTCCTCTCCCGCTGTATCTGACTGGCGGCGGATTGATTATTCTGGGACTTGTACTGTCCAGAAGATTTAATGCCCGGAAGAAAATGTAGGAGATAATACCTCATTAAGCATTAACAGCTAATATGGCAGTATACACAAAGACACCCGCAGCAGGCTGCGGGTGTCTTTGCTTTTATAGGAATAAAAGAGTCGCTGAAATAATACCGTCCTTACAAAGGACAGCATTGCCGTTTCTACTTGCGGAAATTACATGCTTCTGAGGTTCAGATGCTTCCACTCCTCATACCAGCGCTTAATACTTGCGGGCGGCTTCACGCCGAGCTCCCGCTTCAATAATTCCGTCAGAATATGATATTGCTCCTCTACCGCTGAACGCTCTCCAATGCTGCTGTAGACCTTCATCAGCCCGAGATGCCCCTGTTCAAAATAAGGCTGGAGCTGCACCACTCTCTGGTACACGGTCACCGCTTCTGGTATCCGGCCGCTGCTGACATAGAATTCGGCGATATTCATTGCGTGATGCAGCCAGATGGTCCGCAGACGCTGCCGTTCTCCTTCTGCCCAGAGGTAATCGTAATCGTTCAGATAGTCGCCCGAATAGAAATCGAACAACCGCTGATGCTCCTCATAGTTGTCCTTATTGATGGCATCTTGAGTCAGAATGCCCTTCTCCCATTCGTAGCTGTCTATCAGCAGGCTGCCGGTCTCCAGGGTGTAGCCTTCTCCTCCGCTGGCATTGCTGATCTGCAAATCGATCTCTGCCTGCTTCAGGCATTGCCGGACCTGATAAATCGTTGTATAAAGATGAGTGGAGGCCTTCTTGAGATTGAAATCGGGCCACAGCAGATCGGTCAAAGTATCTTTGCTCACGAACCGGTTGCGGTTATGAAATAAATAAGCGAATAATTCCTGTGCCTTGGAGGTGCGCCAGCGAATATTAGGCAGCGTTTGGCCGTTCCGTTCGAATCTTAAAGACTGGAAGCTGCGGATCATGATCGTCTGTGCAGGCTTGCGGGAATCCTCCTGCGCCTGACTGACACGCTCCTCCAGCCGCTCAATGGTCTTCAGCAGGCGGCCCCGCTGTACAGGCTTCAGGACATAGTCGAGCGCATACAGCTCAAACGCCTCGATGGCGTAGCTGTTATGGGCAGTCACAAATACGATGCTTGCCTGCGGGCATAGTCTTTGCATGGCCTCCGCAGCCTGGACGCCGTTCATCTCAGGCATATCAATGTCGAGAAAAATCACATCAGGTTGGAGCTGTGAAGCTGCACTGACTGCCTCGGAAGGGTCTGTATAAGCAGCGATTACATTTATGGTTGTCAGTTCCTCCAGCATCATTTTCAGCTTCATAAGAGCAAGCCGTTCATCATCTACCAGCAAGGCCTGAATCATGTCTATCCCACCACTTCATTAAGGAATGTTGTCTTGTCATAGGCTGTTTAAGGATAATTCGACAAGAAAGTGGGTTATCCTCCCTCTGAGCTTTCACTTGAGGCTGATTTTGAATAGAAATGCTGCTATTCTAAAATAATTTAAAAACCATGCAGGGGAACCTTAAAGCCAGACGTCTAACGTTATGTAGCTGAAGGAGGGAAGAAAGACTTGGAAGAGACGGAGTGGATCAGTGCCGTGCTAAGCGGGGAGCATCAGGCCTTCGGGAATCTGGTGACCCGTTATCAAGGCATGGTATATAGCGTATGCATCAAAATTACAGGAGAAGCCGAGTCTGCCAAGGATATGGCTCAGGAAGTCTTCATCAAAGCCTATAAAGCCCTTCCCACCTTCAGAGGACAATCTTCTTTCTCCACCTGGCTGTACCGGATTGCTTACCGCACCTGTCTGGACTGGAAACGGGCCAATGACCGGGAATGGCGGCACCGGAGTGCAGCAGATTACACAGAGAATGACTGGGTGACTTCACAGACACCTGAACAGGCAGTGCTTCGCAAAGAGGCCTCCGAGGAGCTGGGTGAGAACCTGAATAGTCTGGCGGAACCGTACCGGTCGGTTGTGCAGCTGTACTATTTTCAGCGCCACTCGTATCAGGAGATTGCTGAACAAAAAGGAATTTCAGTTAAAACGGTTGAATCACAGCTCTATCGGGCCAGACAGATGATGCGCAAAAACGGGGAGGAATGGCGATGAATTGTTCAACAGTAAAAGAGTGGATGCCGCATTATATAGATGGACAGTTGTCACCCGAGGCCCAGCAGGCCATCCATTTGCATGCCCAGACCTGTCCCGGTTGCGCAGAATGGCTGGAGGAGGCGCGGGAGCTTGCGGCGATGTGGAGCGGGATGGAAGCCGGGTTGGACCGTAACGGGCAGGAACCCGTGTTACCGCATGACTTCCCAGATTTGACCGGGGATGTTATGGCTAAGATCGGCGAGCTGGAGAACGGGCGCAGAGAACGGATAGTGAAATCCACCATGTCCAGACGGCGCACGACCCGGGGGACCTCCTGGATGCATTACGGCGTGGCGGTCGGTCTGACGTTTCTCCTGCTGCAGCTTGGCGTATTTGAGAATCTGGCTTATGGCATCACTGAAATTAACGGTCATATGTCCACATCAGTCAGCTCCTGGTTCGGCCCGCAAGGTAACAATAAGTAAATCCGTAGCGGCTTCGCCGGCTATCTATTTTATTTCTAACAAACTTTGGGAGGGTAATGTATGATTAAGAAAAGACGCTGGCTCACGTTTCTCCTGGCTATGGTTCCAGGACTGGGCCACATGTATCTGGGCTTTAAAAAAATGGGTCTGGAGTATATGATTGGAGCATCGCTCTGTATTATATTCATTCCGTCCATGCCCGCAGTGTTTCCGTTCGCGCTGGCGGCGCTCTGGTTCTATCAATTATTCGATGCGCTGCAAAAGGCGGCGTGGATGAAGGTGTCGGCTGCCGAGCATGAGCGGATGATGTTCCATCCGGATAGCTTTGGAGCGCCCTGGTCGATGGGAATGTCTGCGCCCCCAATGTATCCGCATGATGATGTGAATCCGGTGTGGGTCGGTATAGGGTGTGTTATTGCAGGCATCCTGCTGCTGCTGCTCACTGCATTTCCCGATCTCTGGGAAATGCTCAGTGATATGAACATCGGGGCGATTCTGCTGTCTCTTGCTTTGATCGGGTATGGGTTCAGAATGCTGAAGAATAATTCAAAAGTACAGTGAAATGGGGAATTGAAGGATGGGGAGATGGAAAATCGGCAGCTTCACCGCCGCAATAGGGTGCATAATAGTGGGAGCTATTGTAGTAATGGCCCAATATGGTGTAATTACTTACGATGTGCTCGGCTATATCTGGCCGGCTCTGCTTATCCTGTTCGGCCTGGAGATGCTGCTTAGGCTCTTCATCAAATCCGATGTCAAGAGCCGGGTAAGCGGCTGGGCCATTGTACTGATCGTCGTGCTTGTCGCGGCAAGCGGGGCACAGACGGTGCTGGCCGGAGGGTCGCTGAGCAGTATTTTTGGCAATACCAAGCTGGTCCCGGTGAATGGTAAGGTAGAAGTGCAGCAGGATATTAAGAATGTGCGGATTGATTTGCCCCAGGGTAAGGTTAAGCTTCAGGGCGTGGAGGGGAATACGCTTACGTATGAAGGGAAACTGGAGCTGCCGGGCAATACAGACAATGAAGCGGCAAGTGCTCTGGAGCGCAAATGGAAAGTAACCACTGAAGGCGATACGCTCGTGATGGAGCTGGAGGGAGATTCAGGCTGGCTCTCCAATATCCAGATCGGATTCAATAACAATACGCCATATCTGAATGTCAGTATTCCGCAGAATCTGGCCGCTCAGGTTGAGACCAGTGACGGTTCCATCGAAGCTGCGGGGCTGGCCGCAGGCATTAATGTAGATACGAGTAACGGAACGATGGATATCCATGATGTCACCGGCGGCGTGAAGGCTCATAGCAGCAACGGCACGCTGACGGTGAAGAATGTACAGGGCGGAGTAGACCTGGTCAGCTCTAACGGTGCAATTACGCTCGGGAATATTGACGGCGCTGTATCTGCAAGAAGCAGCAACGGCAAGATTACAGTCAATTCGGGAATCACGGGTGCCTGGGAGCTGAAGTCCAGCAACGGTAAGATTGTCCTAGGTCTTCCGGCGGTAACGGATGCCAAGATCACTGCAGATACCAGTAACGGATCGCTTAAAGGCAATGTGGACTGGGGCGGCGATGATGAGGACCATGGAACGGCTGTACTTGGCAAAGGCACCCATGAGGTTACCTTGTCCACCAGCAATGGTTCTATAACAGTGGATACGGCACAATAAAGGGTACCAAACATAAAGAGCTGTTTACCGGAGGCGTTATACCGGTGAACAGCTCGTTTTGTATAAGGAGAAGCAATAATATCCGGGTTGTTATGTGGCTTGTTAGTTAGCTCTCATTACCATGCATAGGCCTTCGGGGCCGCACCACCGGGTCCGGGGAAAATCTCGTCCAGACGTTTCAGCACGGTCTCGTCCAGAACGAATTCCAGGCTGCGCAGCGCACTCTCGAATTGCTCCAGCGTACGCGGTCCGATGATCGGAGCGGTGACGGCAGGATTCGCCAGCAGCCAGGCCAGAGCGATATTATCCTGC
This genomic interval from Paenibacillus sp. FSL H8-0332 contains the following:
- a CDS encoding collagen binding domain-containing protein, producing the protein MKKKTIGAWLVVVMLITQFANGFGFMTKVNADGTEITAPLITSVSLAVYKDSNYTETVTGNVYQLDSYAELNYTWELEDSHGYSAGSTYRFNLPSQFELFNDLEGELDFEGETVANYTVNKETNEVIFTFNEFITNYDKVGGTFKVQSLLSSKKITGSTKQILEFPVKGGAQFIELNFQPTVSKTIEKKGSPKPQFYNPQSIEWTIDVNKALDSVSNAVITDKLAEGLSLDPSSIVVHELAVDVNGNVSEGSLVSSSQYVTTDSTADNLKLSFVSSPITKAYRISFSTIINAAGADETSYLNTAVLSGDGGYSKEATATVTVGRGKPLEKSSTNYDPATQVISWAIKYNYNVKTIPAAKAVLEDSFNKSQDLILNSVKVYPVTIDNSGNGVKGAAIDSSQYTVTQTDTTSLNGFELKFNNEIKTAYRIEYQTKANGRVFDDGKITNTVTYDGKSEEATRDVKQQILHKTYSNVDYSNKTVQWTININDDSQKMKDLVVTDTFNNAGLKLDRSSLKITTKSGAAPTVHSIVYNESTPPSATDGFVITFNGTINEPYTITYTTSFNYDWLNSGKDRFVNTAALKWKVDGSNDWKEKEATATFDPRGEVKNNGLKFGSYNATTKKISWTVGANYNFKTLDAAELVDTITDGQIVDLDSVKVNKLEYGANGDPSPAASVNEADYKVTLDVDKLKVTFNKKIDYAFYVTFNTTFANQAIDLGSVNNTAVLYDGLVKQSKDLKASVNIPNGGEYVDKAGAQDGNKINWTISINRNQSFVKEAVLTDTPSDNQILLSNTFHLFKTTVADNGDVKETNVELVRDMDYKLEITADSDGKESFKLSFLKDISEAYVLKYQSLITGINGEKVSNKVSLNGKNVKEITKDDNEEITVKLSNGSGTGSGIRGTLTLTKIEEGKSSHLLPGASFDLYRVVGEDRIWIKDGTTNEQGIIEFTKLIGGSYVVIETKAPEDFILDSTPRAVQINSTTGFKLEVSNKLKPVPATPTPTATPTPTATPTPTATPTPTATPTPTATPTPTATPTPTATPTPTATPTPTATPTPTATPTPTATPTPTATPTPVTPTATPTPVTEPTSTPVPTSPPVYYTPTPEPSSIPGVIGTPTPTPSVTPAPTGTPAASSTPGVTATPQATPAATPAQPGTVSTPTPQATQVTTIEEVPIDGEIPLGGIPSIGEKPAHGTVTITPDGKWTYTPDPGYTGKDKFTIVVTDEDGNEEEITIEVGVDEVPKGTVTQPTDKGNNSGLPGKLPQTGEESPLPLYLTGGGLIILGLVLSRRFNARKKM
- a CDS encoding response regulator, translated to MIQALLVDDERLALMKLKMMLEELTTINVIAAYTDPSEAVSAASQLQPDVIFLDIDMPEMNGVQAAEAMQRLCPQASIVFVTAHNSYAIEAFELYALDYVLKPVQRGRLLKTIERLEERVSQAQEDSRKPAQTIMIRSFQSLRFERNGQTLPNIRWRTSKAQELFAYLFHNRNRFVSKDTLTDLLWPDFNLKKASTHLYTTIYQVRQCLKQAEIDLQISNASGGEGYTLETGSLLIDSYEWEKGILTQDAINKDNYEEHQRLFDFYSGDYLNDYDYLWAEGERQRLRTIWLHHAMNIAEFYVSSGRIPEAVTVYQRVVQLQPYFEQGHLGLMKVYSSIGERSAVEEQYHILTELLKRELGVKPPASIKRWYEEWKHLNLRSM
- a CDS encoding RNA polymerase sigma factor — translated: MEETEWISAVLSGEHQAFGNLVTRYQGMVYSVCIKITGEAESAKDMAQEVFIKAYKALPTFRGQSSFSTWLYRIAYRTCLDWKRANDREWRHRSAADYTENDWVTSQTPEQAVLRKEASEELGENLNSLAEPYRSVVQLYYFQRHSYQEIAEQKGISVKTVESQLYRARQMMRKNGEEWR
- a CDS encoding zf-HC2 domain-containing protein — protein: MNCSTVKEWMPHYIDGQLSPEAQQAIHLHAQTCPGCAEWLEEARELAAMWSGMEAGLDRNGQEPVLPHDFPDLTGDVMAKIGELENGRRERIVKSTMSRRRTTRGTSWMHYGVAVGLTFLLLQLGVFENLAYGITEINGHMSTSVSSWFGPQGNNK
- a CDS encoding DUF4097 family beta strand repeat-containing protein produces the protein MGRWKIGSFTAAIGCIIVGAIVVMAQYGVITYDVLGYIWPALLILFGLEMLLRLFIKSDVKSRVSGWAIVLIVVLVAASGAQTVLAGGSLSSIFGNTKLVPVNGKVEVQQDIKNVRIDLPQGKVKLQGVEGNTLTYEGKLELPGNTDNEAASALERKWKVTTEGDTLVMELEGDSGWLSNIQIGFNNNTPYLNVSIPQNLAAQVETSDGSIEAAGLAAGINVDTSNGTMDIHDVTGGVKAHSSNGTLTVKNVQGGVDLVSSNGAITLGNIDGAVSARSSNGKITVNSGITGAWELKSSNGKIVLGLPAVTDAKITADTSNGSLKGNVDWGGDDEDHGTAVLGKGTHEVTLSTSNGSITVDTAQ